One Thermoanaerobacter pseudethanolicus ATCC 33223 DNA window includes the following coding sequences:
- a CDS encoding DUF3189 family protein yields the protein MHIIYHCYGGTHTSVIAAYIHTGKLSMDKIPSREEIENIPLFDKLNGQNDPGHIVPIGTDEYGNNIYSMGVKNAKKLIEPALKDLYYHIFNTNEGLLLIDTTAATNWIMKIGGFTSIALKFPVIGRPLVIYGTQKAYKKIVQIVKNVKAQEKAEYNAIKR from the coding sequence ATGCATATAATTTATCACTGTTATGGTGGAACACATACTTCTGTTATAGCCGCTTATATACATACCGGAAAACTGTCAATGGACAAAATTCCCTCTCGAGAAGAAATAGAAAACATACCTTTGTTTGATAAATTAAATGGTCAAAACGACCCTGGTCACATTGTCCCAATTGGCACAGATGAGTATGGAAACAATATATACTCTATGGGAGTAAAAAATGCTAAAAAATTGATTGAACCAGCTCTCAAAGATTTGTATTATCATATTTTTAACACAAATGAAGGTCTTCTGTTAATTGACACTACTGCTGCTACCAATTGGATCATGAAGATTGGAGGATTTACTTCTATAGCCTTAAAATTTCCTGTTATAGGAAGGCCTTTAGTCATTTATGGTACGCAAAAAGCTTATAAAAAAATTGTTCAAATAGTTAAAAATGTAAAAGCTCAAGAAAAAGCAGAATACAATGCTATTAAACGATGA
- a CDS encoding NUDIX hydrolase, whose protein sequence is MLIRDCAGGVVFKGDNVFILKNEKGEWVLPKGVIRNNELPIDVAIRRVCAETGLKSVEVLSTAGETSYEFYSVTRQRPVFNKIIWYLMTTADEEFNISKEDGFVDGGFYPIDKALEMITYSQDKSLVNVSYFKYKTLTKALA, encoded by the coding sequence ATGTTAATAAGAGATTGCGCTGGAGGAGTTGTATTTAAAGGAGATAATGTATTCATCCTCAAAAATGAGAAGGGGGAGTGGGTGTTACCAAAAGGGGTTATTAGAAATAATGAATTGCCTATTGATGTGGCCATAAGAAGAGTCTGTGCTGAAACAGGTCTTAAATCTGTTGAAGTCCTTTCTACTGCTGGTGAAACCAGCTACGAATTCTATTCTGTTACCCGTCAACGTCCTGTCTTTAATAAAATCATTTGGTATCTCATGACTACCGCCGATGAGGAATTTAATATTAGCAAGGAAGATGGTTTTGTTGATGGAGGATTTTATCCTATAGACAAGGCTTTGGAGATGATTACCTATAGTCAAGACAAATCACTTGTAAACGTTTCTTACTTTAAATATAAGACGTTGACGAAGGCTCTGGCATAA
- a CDS encoding YigZ family protein, which translates to MAKSYKTLYSYGVAEIEIKRSKFIGHAKPVSSEEEAIKFIEEIRASHRMATHNVYAYVIGENDEIQRFSDDGEPSGTAGIPVLNVIKKEGLKNVVVVVTRYFGGILLGAGGLVRAYTKGAKVGIDAAGIIEKIPAKSVILTFDYTFLGRIQNELLKKGYYIKDIIYSDRVSIVLHIEEDHLLEFQTFINDLTSKRCDIKIEEDVYLFKKGDEYYGT; encoded by the coding sequence TTGGCTAAAAGTTATAAAACACTATATTCTTACGGAGTTGCTGAAATTGAAATAAAGCGTTCCAAATTTATTGGACATGCTAAACCAGTTTCTTCAGAGGAAGAGGCAATAAAATTTATAGAGGAAATTAGGGCAAGTCACAGAATGGCAACCCATAACGTTTACGCTTATGTTATTGGAGAAAATGATGAAATTCAGCGTTTTAGTGATGATGGAGAGCCTTCTGGCACAGCAGGCATACCTGTATTAAATGTAATAAAAAAAGAAGGATTAAAAAACGTTGTTGTTGTAGTTACAAGGTATTTTGGCGGAATATTGTTAGGAGCAGGAGGCTTAGTGAGAGCTTATACAAAAGGGGCAAAAGTAGGTATTGATGCTGCTGGAATAATAGAAAAAATACCTGCGAAAAGTGTTATACTCACTTTTGATTATACTTTCCTGGGAAGAATTCAAAATGAGCTTTTAAAAAAAGGTTATTACATTAAGGATATTATATATTCAGATAGAGTTTCTATAGTATTACATATTGAAGAAGACCATCTATTAGAATTTCAAACTTTTATAAATGATTTGACAAGTAAAAGGTGTGATATAAAAATTGAGGAAGATGTATACCTTTTTAAAAAAGGCGATGAATATTATGGGACATAA
- a CDS encoding CoA-binding protein → MEWDYSYIDYVEEAMKRKVWAVVGALPRESKYGYQIYRTLKLNGYTAYPVNPKFQEVDGDPCYESLSSLPVIPEVVDMVVPPNRGGQYLEEAAKLGVEFIWFQPGAESEELVEKAKNLGLKVIYNTCVMLETDKRK, encoded by the coding sequence ATGGAGTGGGATTATTCCTACATAGATTACGTGGAAGAAGCTATGAAAAGAAAGGTGTGGGCTGTAGTAGGAGCACTCCCTCGAGAGAGTAAATATGGCTATCAAATTTATCGAACTCTTAAATTGAACGGGTATACAGCTTATCCTGTTAATCCAAAATTTCAAGAAGTAGATGGAGATCCTTGCTATGAGTCTTTATCGAGCTTACCTGTAATACCAGAAGTTGTAGATATGGTAGTTCCTCCTAATAGAGGTGGACAGTACCTAGAGGAAGCGGCAAAATTAGGTGTGGAATTTATTTGGTTCCAACCGGGGGCAGAAAGTGAGGAACTGGTGGAAAAAGCTAAAAACCTTGGGCTAAAAGTTATTTATAATACCTGTGTAATGTTGGAAACCGATAAGAGGAAGTAA
- a CDS encoding sulfite exporter TauE/SafE family protein yields MKLFLIGLFSGIVGGMGIGGGTILIPALTIFIGTEQHIAQSVNLFSFIPTAIIALIYHFKSKNIKYKIILLIIIGGMIGSFVGAIIAAITKAFILKKIFAVFLFCMGIYEFFSKPRK; encoded by the coding sequence ATGAAACTATTTCTAATAGGACTTTTTTCAGGAATTGTAGGAGGAATGGGAATTGGAGGAGGGACAATTCTCATTCCTGCCTTGACAATCTTTATTGGAACCGAGCAACACATTGCTCAAAGCGTTAATCTTTTTTCTTTTATTCCTACAGCAATTATCGCATTAATATACCATTTTAAAAGTAAAAACATAAAGTATAAAATCATATTGCTTATAATAATAGGTGGAATGATAGGAAGTTTTGTTGGAGCTATTATAGCAGCAATCACAAAAGCCTTTATATTAAAAAAAATATTCGCTGTTTTTTTATTCTGTATGGGAATATACGAATTTTTCTCAAAACCTCGCAAATAA
- a CDS encoding TSUP family transporter yields MTDKLKLFSIGFITGIVNGLLGTGGGTLIVPALVFLLGIEDHKAHATAISIILPITLVSSLVYLQNKIIDIPLTINIAIGSTIGGIIGAYFLNKLSIPLLRKIFGIIMLIASVRMWIS; encoded by the coding sequence ATGACTGATAAACTAAAACTTTTCTCTATAGGCTTTATAACTGGTATCGTAAACGGTCTTTTAGGTACAGGAGGAGGCACTTTAATAGTCCCAGCATTGGTATTTTTGCTTGGCATAGAAGACCATAAGGCTCATGCTACAGCAATTTCAATTATACTTCCTATCACTCTAGTCAGTAGCTTAGTGTATTTGCAAAATAAAATAATCGACATCCCTTTAACTATTAACATAGCTATAGGAAGTACGATAGGAGGAATTATTGGCGCATATTTTCTTAATAAACTCTCCATACCTTTATTAAGAAAAATTTTTGGAATAATAATGCTTATAGCTTCCGTCAGGATGTGGATATCATGA
- the cysK gene encoding cysteine synthase A: MIANNVFELIGKTPVVKLNKIVEKEWAEIYLKLEFFNPAGSVKDRVAFSMIEKAEKEGKLKKGSVIIEPTSGNTGIGLAMVGAAKGYKVIIVMPDTMSMERRMLLTAYGAEVVLTPGKLGMEGAIKKAEELVRQNKNYFMPQQFENFANPLIHEETTAKEIIEDFNEGLDVFVAGVGTGGTITGVGKILKNKFSNIKIIGVEPYSAAVLSGKEPGPHKIQGIGAGFIPKVLDKNVIDEVIAVKDEDAFEVTRLLAKKEGILGGISTGASLWAAIEVAKKLGKGKKVLAIAPDSGERYLSTQLFRED; encoded by the coding sequence ATGATTGCCAACAATGTTTTTGAGCTGATTGGAAAAACGCCAGTTGTTAAGTTAAATAAAATTGTTGAAAAAGAATGGGCGGAAATTTATTTAAAATTAGAATTTTTTAATCCGGCAGGCAGTGTTAAAGATAGGGTAGCTTTTTCCATGATAGAAAAGGCAGAAAAAGAAGGAAAATTAAAAAAAGGAAGTGTAATTATTGAACCTACCAGCGGAAATACAGGGATAGGGTTAGCGATGGTAGGGGCAGCAAAAGGGTATAAGGTAATAATAGTTATGCCCGATACTATGAGTATGGAAAGAAGAATGCTTTTAACGGCATATGGGGCAGAAGTAGTTCTTACCCCTGGCAAATTGGGGATGGAAGGCGCTATAAAAAAAGCGGAAGAATTAGTAAGGCAGAATAAAAACTATTTTATGCCACAACAGTTTGAAAATTTTGCAAATCCGTTAATTCATGAAGAGACTACTGCCAAAGAGATAATTGAAGATTTTAACGAAGGACTTGATGTTTTTGTTGCAGGTGTAGGTACGGGAGGAACTATTACAGGAGTAGGAAAAATATTAAAAAATAAATTTTCTAATATAAAAATTATTGGAGTAGAGCCCTATTCAGCAGCAGTACTTTCTGGTAAAGAGCCTGGTCCTCATAAGATTCAAGGGATTGGGGCAGGCTTCATTCCTAAGGTGTTAGATAAAAATGTCATAGATGAAGTAATTGCTGTAAAAGATGAAGATGCCTTTGAGGTGACTCGTCTTTTAGCAAAAAAAGAAGGCATACTTGGAGGAATTTCTACAGGTGCTTCCTTATGGGCAGCAATTGAAGTTGCTAAGAAATTAGGCAAAGGTAAAAAGGTTTTAGCAATAGCTCCTGACAGTGGAGAGAGGTATTTAAGCACACAACTTTTTAGAGAGGATTAG
- a CDS encoding YebC/PmpR family DNA-binding transcriptional regulator: MSGHSKWANIKHKKEKMDAKKGRIFTKLTKDIIKAAKEGGGDPNTNSKLRDAIEKAKANNLPNENIQRAIKKGTGELGGANLEEVIYEGYGPSGTAIIVEALTDNKNRTAGEIRHIFDRHGGSLGAAGSVTWMFDKVGIIIVEKDNSIDEDELAMVAIDAGAQDFSAEDEEFEIITEPSNFQEVKEAIEKAGYKISEAEVTMLPKNTIQLSPEDYEKFEKLIDKLEENDDVQNVYHNVEIEDENDE; the protein is encoded by the coding sequence ATGTCAGGGCATTCAAAATGGGCTAATATAAAACACAAAAAAGAGAAAATGGACGCTAAAAAGGGGAGAATTTTTACAAAGCTTACCAAAGATATTATAAAAGCGGCTAAAGAAGGCGGTGGAGACCCTAACACTAACAGTAAATTAAGAGATGCTATAGAAAAGGCAAAAGCTAATAATTTGCCAAATGAAAATATACAAAGGGCTATTAAAAAAGGTACCGGTGAATTAGGAGGAGCTAATTTAGAAGAAGTAATATATGAAGGATACGGTCCTTCTGGTACTGCCATAATTGTTGAAGCTTTGACTGACAATAAAAACAGAACTGCTGGTGAAATAAGGCATATTTTTGATAGGCATGGTGGTAGTTTAGGAGCAGCTGGTTCTGTTACGTGGATGTTTGACAAAGTCGGAATTATAATTGTTGAAAAAGATAATTCTATTGATGAAGACGAGTTAGCGATGGTTGCAATAGATGCCGGCGCGCAAGACTTTTCTGCAGAAGATGAAGAATTCGAAATAATCACTGAACCTTCAAATTTTCAAGAAGTAAAAGAAGCGATTGAAAAAGCGGGGTATAAGATTTCAGAAGCAGAAGTTACTATGCTTCCTAAAAATACTATACAACTAAGTCCTGAAGACTATGAGAAATTCGAAAAATTAATTGACAAATTAGAGGAAAATGACGATGTACAAAACGTTTATCACAATGTGGAAATAGAAGACGAAAATGACGAATAA
- a CDS encoding chemotaxis protein CheW produces the protein MANQIVVFKLNNEDFCVDINQVIEIIRLQTIIKVPDAPSFVEGITNLRGTVIPIVDLKKRFNLPLSEKNDNNRIIVVNVTNRPVGFIVDSVTEVLHIDDSSIQEAPDIIKGIGKEYITSIINLNDRLIINLDLHKVLTEKEKKEIEEM, from the coding sequence GTGGCAAATCAAATTGTAGTTTTTAAATTAAACAATGAAGACTTTTGCGTAGACATTAATCAGGTAATAGAAATTATACGGCTTCAGACGATTATTAAAGTACCTGATGCCCCTTCTTTTGTAGAAGGCATAACTAATCTAAGAGGAACAGTTATTCCTATTGTAGATTTAAAAAAGCGTTTTAATTTGCCTTTATCAGAAAAAAATGACAACAATCGGATTATTGTAGTAAATGTCACTAACAGACCAGTAGGTTTCATCGTAGACTCAGTAACAGAAGTTTTACATATAGACGATAGTTCCATCCAAGAAGCTCCAGACATAATAAAAGGAATTGGGAAAGAGTATATAACATCTATTATCAATTTAAACGACAGATTAATAATCAACTTAGACTTACATAAAGTTTTAACAGAAAAAGAAAAGAAAGAGATAGAAGAAATGTAG
- the ruvC gene encoding crossover junction endodeoxyribonuclease RuvC has product MRVLGIDPGIAIMGYGIIDYKSNKFTVIDYGAVTTKAGIDKALRLHDIYNGIISLIKSYSPDVVAIEELFYNKNAKTVITIGESRGVSILAAVNSGIKVFEYTPLQVKQAVVGYGRADKHQVQQMVKALLDLEEIPRPDDVADALAVAICHCHSNNMIEKLGYSR; this is encoded by the coding sequence ATGAGGGTATTAGGGATAGATCCTGGAATTGCCATAATGGGCTATGGTATAATAGATTACAAATCCAATAAGTTTACTGTTATAGACTACGGTGCAGTTACTACAAAAGCTGGTATTGATAAGGCTTTGCGCCTACACGATATATATAATGGAATTATATCACTTATAAAATCATACAGCCCTGATGTAGTGGCTATAGAAGAGCTTTTTTACAATAAAAACGCAAAGACTGTCATAACTATTGGAGAATCCAGAGGAGTTTCTATTTTAGCCGCTGTCAATTCGGGAATAAAGGTTTTTGAATATACTCCTTTGCAAGTTAAACAAGCAGTGGTAGGGTACGGAAGAGCAGATAAACATCAAGTTCAACAAATGGTGAAGGCTTTATTAGATCTTGAGGAAATTCCTAGACCTGACGATGTAGCTGATGCCTTGGCAGTTGCTATATGCCATTGTCACAGTAACAATATGATTGAAAAGCTGGGGTATTCAAGATGA
- the ruvA gene encoding Holliday junction branch migration protein RuvA encodes MIEYVRGIIEDIGQDYVVIDFMGIGIKVFVPFSTLKVLPSKGNITKLYTYLQVREDGFQIFGFKTKEELDLFEKLLSVSGVGPKGALSILSVVSIDNFVKAVNAGDYKALTVAPGIGKKTAERIILELKDKLPKEIVFEGDNNFSNEALEALLALGYTKSEAIYALADITCDSVEDAVKQALKKLMK; translated from the coding sequence ATGATTGAGTATGTTAGAGGGATAATTGAAGATATTGGACAAGATTACGTAGTGATTGACTTTATGGGTATAGGTATAAAGGTTTTTGTTCCCTTTTCTACTTTAAAAGTTTTACCTTCTAAAGGAAATATAACCAAGCTTTATACATATTTACAGGTGAGAGAAGATGGTTTTCAAATTTTTGGCTTTAAAACAAAAGAAGAGCTAGATTTGTTTGAAAAATTATTGTCTGTTAGTGGTGTAGGGCCGAAAGGAGCTTTGTCTATTTTGTCCGTGGTTTCTATTGACAATTTTGTAAAAGCAGTTAACGCAGGCGATTATAAAGCTCTTACAGTAGCTCCGGGAATAGGCAAAAAGACTGCTGAGAGAATTATTTTGGAATTAAAAGATAAGCTTCCAAAAGAAATAGTTTTTGAAGGTGATAATAATTTTTCAAATGAGGCTTTAGAAGCTTTATTAGCGTTGGGTTACACCAAGAGTGAAGCTATTTATGCTTTGGCAGATATCACCTGTGATAGCGTAGAAGATGCTGTAAAGCAAGCTTTGAAAAAATTAATGAAATAG
- the ruvB gene encoding Holliday junction branch migration DNA helicase RuvB gives MEERILTQNFTQEDASEYSLRPRWLSEYIGQQKIKEELKIYIEAAKMRKEPLDHVLLYGPPGLGKTTLATVISNEMGVGIKITSGPAIEKSGDLAAILTNLQENDILFIDEIHRLNRSVEEILYPAMEDFELDIVIGKGPSARSIRLSLPRFTLIGATTRAALMTSPLRDRFGVINRLDYYSVEELKEIIKRSANILNIGIDEKAALEIAKRSRGTPRIANRLLKRVRDFAQVRGNGYIDFKTSKEALDVLGVDEIGLEYIDRKILVSIIEKFGGGPVGIDAIAASIGEDGDTIEDVYEPYLLQIGFLNRTPRGRVVTKLAYDYLKYPYIEQGRIEGV, from the coding sequence ATGGAGGAAAGAATACTAACTCAAAATTTTACACAGGAAGATGCCTCCGAATACAGTTTGCGTCCTAGGTGGCTTTCTGAGTATATAGGTCAGCAAAAGATAAAAGAGGAATTAAAAATTTACATAGAAGCCGCTAAGATGAGGAAAGAGCCCCTTGACCATGTCCTATTATATGGTCCTCCTGGCCTTGGGAAAACGACTTTAGCCACAGTAATTTCTAATGAAATGGGAGTAGGAATAAAAATAACCTCAGGTCCTGCTATAGAAAAGTCGGGAGATTTGGCAGCAATTTTGACTAATTTACAGGAAAATGACATACTTTTTATAGATGAGATTCACAGGCTTAATAGAAGTGTAGAAGAGATTCTATATCCTGCAATGGAAGACTTTGAATTGGATATAGTAATAGGAAAAGGTCCAAGTGCCAGGTCTATAAGGCTTAGCCTTCCACGTTTTACTTTAATTGGTGCTACCACAAGAGCTGCGCTTATGACTTCTCCTTTGAGAGACAGATTCGGGGTTATAAACCGTTTGGATTACTATTCTGTGGAGGAATTAAAAGAAATAATTAAAAGGTCAGCGAATATTTTAAACATTGGAATTGATGAAAAGGCCGCTTTGGAGATTGCTAAAAGGTCACGGGGGACTCCCAGAATTGCCAATAGACTTTTAAAACGGGTGAGAGATTTCGCACAAGTAAGAGGAAATGGATACATTGATTTTAAAACTTCCAAAGAAGCTTTAGACGTATTAGGTGTAGATGAGATAGGATTAGAATACATTGATAGAAAGATTTTGGTTTCTATTATAGAAAAGTTTGGGGGTGGTCCTGTAGGAATCGATGCTATTGCTGCATCAATAGGAGAAGATGGGGATACAATAGAGGATGTTTATGAACCTTATCTTTTGCAAATAGGTTTTTTAAACAGGACTCCGCGAGGGAGAGTTGTTACAAAATTGGCTTATGATTACCTTAAATATCCTTATATAGAACAGGGGAGGATAGAAGGTGTTTGA
- a CDS encoding DUF2905 domain-containing protein encodes MFDSFGKMLIFMGAILILIGVLFSVGSKIGLGRLPGDIVYQKGNFTFYFPIMTSLLLSLFLTLIFWLFRR; translated from the coding sequence GTGTTTGATAGTTTTGGCAAAATGTTGATATTTATGGGAGCTATATTAATTTTAATAGGGGTGCTTTTTTCCGTGGGTTCAAAAATTGGCTTAGGACGTTTGCCGGGAGATATAGTTTATCAAAAAGGAAATTTCACTTTTTATTTTCCTATTATGACAAGCCTTTTATTAAGTCTGTTTTTAACATTAATTTTTTGGCTTTTTAGAAGATAA
- the queA gene encoding tRNA preQ1(34) S-adenosylmethionine ribosyltransferase-isomerase QueA: MKRSEFYFELPEELIAQEPLEDRASSRLMILNKKTGEIEHDIFKNITKYLKPGDCLVLNNTKVIPARLIGRREDSGGKIEFVLLKRISNNEWEILVKPGRRAKIGSKFVFGNGELIAEILDTTDVGGRIVRFYYEGVFEEVLDKLGEMPVPPYIKKKLKNKDRYQTVYAKYEGSAAAPTAGLHFTEELLEKIRQMGVKTVFITLHVGLGTFRPVKEEVIENHKMHEEFYIVTKEAAEEINETRKSGGRIIAVGTTSTRTLETVADEDGYIKEKSGWTDIFIYPGYKFKAIDGMITNFHLPESTLIMMVSAFAGKENIMRAYKIAVEKKYRFFSFGDAMLII, from the coding sequence ATGAAGCGCAGTGAGTTTTACTTTGAACTACCAGAAGAATTAATTGCACAAGAACCTTTAGAAGACAGAGCAAGTTCTCGATTAATGATTTTAAATAAAAAAACCGGTGAAATAGAACATGATATTTTTAAAAACATAACAAAATATTTAAAACCAGGGGATTGTTTAGTACTCAATAACACTAAAGTAATTCCTGCACGCCTTATTGGAAGAAGAGAAGACTCGGGTGGAAAAATAGAATTTGTTCTTTTAAAAAGAATATCCAATAATGAATGGGAAATATTAGTAAAACCCGGAAGGCGAGCCAAAATAGGGTCAAAATTTGTGTTTGGAAATGGAGAGTTAATAGCAGAAATTTTGGATACTACAGATGTAGGGGGAAGGATAGTAAGATTTTATTATGAAGGAGTATTTGAAGAAGTATTGGATAAATTAGGCGAAATGCCTGTTCCCCCTTATATCAAGAAAAAATTAAAAAATAAAGACAGATACCAAACTGTTTACGCAAAATATGAAGGTTCTGCAGCTGCTCCTACTGCAGGGCTTCATTTCACAGAAGAGTTATTAGAAAAAATAAGGCAAATGGGAGTAAAAACTGTTTTTATTACTCTTCACGTAGGGTTAGGTACTTTTAGACCTGTAAAGGAAGAAGTAATTGAAAATCATAAAATGCATGAAGAATTTTACATTGTTACAAAAGAAGCAGCTGAGGAAATAAATGAGACTAGGAAAAGTGGAGGAAGAATCATAGCAGTCGGTACGACTTCTACTCGAACTCTTGAAACAGTTGCTGATGAAGATGGTTATATAAAAGAAAAAAGTGGTTGGACTGATATTTTTATATATCCTGGTTACAAATTTAAAGCTATTGACGGCATGATAACAAATTTTCACTTACCTGAGTCTACTCTAATTATGATGGTGTCAGCTTTTGCTGGTAAGGAAAACATAATGAGGGCTTATAAAATAGCCGTTGAAAAGAAATATAGATTTTTTAGCTTTGGAGATGCAATGCTTATAATTTGA
- the tgt gene encoding tRNA guanosine(34) transglycosylase Tgt produces the protein MAAIKYRLIKKDSRTNARLGILETPHGIIETPVFMPVGTQATVKSMTPEELKEIGATIILSNTYHLYLRPGHKIIEKAGGLHKFMNWDRAILTDSGGFQVFSLNSLRKITEDGVEFRSHIDGSRHFFTPEKVIEIQNALGSDIMMSFDECAPYPADYDYVKKSMELTIKWAERGKRAHKNTEKQALFGIVQGGTYEDLRKECAQRLVDMDFPGYSIGGLSVGEPKNVMYDIVDLTTEYLPEDKPRYLMGVGSPDDLIEGVIRGVDMFDCVLPTRIARNGTVFTSKGKLIVRDAPYAEDFSPLDEECDCYTCRNYSRAYIRHLFKANEILAARLATIHNLYFLIKLMERIREAIRQDRLLEFKKQFFKKYGYKEEY, from the coding sequence ATGGCAGCGATTAAATATCGGCTCATCAAAAAAGATAGCAGAACAAATGCGAGATTAGGAATATTAGAGACTCCACATGGAATTATAGAAACGCCTGTGTTTATGCCAGTAGGAACACAAGCAACTGTAAAATCTATGACTCCTGAAGAATTAAAGGAAATTGGAGCGACGATTATTTTAAGCAACACTTATCATCTTTATCTAAGGCCGGGGCATAAGATTATAGAAAAAGCTGGTGGCCTTCATAAATTTATGAATTGGGATAGAGCAATTTTAACAGACAGTGGAGGATTTCAAGTTTTTAGCTTGAATTCTTTAAGAAAAATTACAGAAGACGGTGTAGAATTTAGGTCTCATATAGATGGCTCTAGGCACTTTTTTACTCCCGAAAAAGTAATAGAAATACAAAATGCTTTAGGTTCGGATATAATGATGTCTTTTGACGAGTGTGCACCTTATCCTGCAGATTACGATTATGTAAAAAAATCTATGGAACTTACTATTAAATGGGCTGAAAGGGGAAAAAGAGCCCACAAAAATACTGAAAAACAAGCTCTTTTTGGAATTGTCCAAGGAGGGACCTATGAAGATTTAAGAAAAGAGTGTGCTCAAAGATTAGTAGATATGGATTTTCCTGGATACTCTATAGGTGGATTAAGCGTAGGAGAACCAAAGAATGTAATGTACGACATTGTAGATTTAACTACAGAATATTTACCTGAAGACAAACCGAGATATCTTATGGGGGTGGGAAGTCCTGATGACCTTATAGAGGGAGTAATACGAGGAGTTGATATGTTTGACTGCGTGCTTCCGACGAGAATTGCTAGAAATGGGACAGTTTTTACCAGCAAGGGCAAATTAATAGTAAGAGATGCTCCTTATGCGGAGGACTTTTCTCCTTTAGACGAAGAATGTGATTGTTATACTTGTAGAAATTATTCAAGAGCCTATATAAGACATTTATTTAAGGCTAACGAAATTTTAGCAGCAAGGCTTGCAACTATACACAACCTATATTTCCTTATTAAATTGATGGAGAGGATAAGGGAAGCTATAAGGCAAGACCGGCTGCTTGAATTTAAAAAACAATTTTTTAAAAAATATGGTTATAAGGAGGAGTATTGA
- the yajC gene encoding preprotein translocase subunit YajC, translating into MNPETTYVIVQMLIFVAIFYFLLILPQQRRQKKEREMLDSLKPGDEIITKSGFYGKILNIKDDVITLEMGADKVRLKIAKWAVGGVVSSASDKSDKEEK; encoded by the coding sequence ATGAATCCCGAAACGACTTACGTAATTGTTCAGATGCTTATTTTTGTTGCAATCTTTTACTTTTTATTGATTTTACCTCAACAAAGGCGACAAAAGAAAGAGAGAGAAATGCTGGATTCTTTAAAACCAGGTGATGAGATTATTACAAAAAGTGGTTTTTATGGTAAAATTCTAAACATAAAAGATGATGTGATAACATTAGAAATGGGTGCAGATAAGGTAAGGCTCAAGATTGCAAAGTGGGCAGTAGGTGGAGTTGTAAGTTCTGCCAGTGACAAAAGCGATAAAGAAGAGAAATGA
- a CDS encoding TIGR04086 family membrane protein, with the protein MKGRFGVEKGTGINITGIFTGVLIAYIITLSFFIIYALLLTFTAVSELTLPTLTLLITITGIVLSGALSARHTTSKGWLNGGIAGILYVTVMLILGAFFVKELEPTSSWAVKYAWGAILGALGGMIGINL; encoded by the coding sequence TTGAAAGGAAGGTTTGGTGTGGAAAAGGGAACTGGCATAAATATTACTGGAATTTTTACAGGGGTTTTAATAGCATACATTATCACTCTTAGTTTTTTCATAATTTACGCTTTGCTTTTGACTTTTACAGCCGTATCTGAACTAACTTTACCTACCCTTACTTTGTTGATAACTATAACAGGCATAGTTTTATCAGGTGCTTTATCAGCAAGGCATACTACTAGCAAAGGATGGTTAAATGGAGGAATTGCTGGTATTTTATATGTAACTGTTATGTTGATTTTGGGAGCATTTTTTGTAAAAGAATTAGAGCCTACTTCTTCTTGGGCAGTAAAATACGCTTGGGGAGCTATTTTAGGAGCTTTAGGTGGTATGATAGGTATCAATTTATAG
- the scfA gene encoding six-cysteine ranthipeptide SCIFF — protein MKRVITINRPTLKNSLKKPGCGECQASCQSACKTSCTVANQECQY, from the coding sequence ATGAAGCGTGTTATAACAATTAACAGGCCAACGTTAAAAAATAGCTTAAAAAAGCCAGGTTGCGGCGAATGCCAGGCATCCTGTCAGTCTGCTTGTAAAACCTCTTGTACTGTAGCAAACCAAGAGTGTCAATATTAA